The Aquificaceae bacterium DNA segment GAAGAAGCCATAAAAATCTTAGAGTAAGGAGGCACATATGGGTCTTCTTGAAGGCAAAAAAGCCCTTATAATGGGTGTAGCCAACGAGCGTAGCATAGCCTACGGTATAGCAAAAGCCTTTTACAGAGAGGGAGCGGAGCTTTGTTTTACCTACGCCAACGAAAAGCTCAAAAAGAGGGTGGAAGAGATTGCCAAGGAGTTTGGTTCTGAGCTTTTGTTTGAGTGTGATGTTTCAAAGGACGAACACATTACCGCTTTGAAGGATTGGCTCTCTAAGGTTTGGGGAGGTTTGGACATAATAGTTCACTCTATAGCCTACGCTCCAAAGGAAGAGTTCAAAGGCGGTGTTATAGACACCTCAAGGGAAGGTTTCAAAATTGCCATGGATATATCCGTCTACTCTCTTATAGCCATCACCAGAGAGCTACTGCCACTTATGGAAGGTAGACAAGGCTCAATAATAACCCTTTCTTACTACGGTGCGGAGAAGGTGGTGCCACACTACAATGTAATGGGTATTGCCAAGTCCGCCCTTGAGAGCACGGTGCGATACCTTGCCTATGATATTGCCAAACACGGACACAGGATAAATGCCATATCCGCAGGACCCATAAAGACCCTTGCCGCATACAGCATAACGGGCTTTCACCTTCTTATGGAACACACTATAAAGGTAAACCCCTTTGGAAAAGCTATAACCATAGAGGATGTGGGAGATACAGCGGTGTTTCTCTGCAGTGATTGGGCAAGGGCTATAACCGGTGAGGTTATCCACGTGGACAACGGCTACCATATAATGGGTGTCTTTGGAAGGGAAGAGGATATAAAGAAGGAGGTTTTTGGAGAACAAAAGGAATGAAACACTACGAGCTTTATGGTCTAAGGGAAGAGGAATACGAAAGAATAGTCCAAAGGCTCGGACGTGAGCCGAATGAGGTGGAGCTTGGCATACTTGGAGCTCTGTGGTCTGAGCATTGCTCTTATAAGTCCTCAAGGGTGCACCTTAAAAAATTTCCCACCAGTGCAAATTGGGTAATCCAGGGACCTGGTGAAAACGCAGGAGTGGTGGAGCTTGACAACAAGGTGTGGCTCGCCTTTAAGGTGGAGAGCCACAATCATCCCTCTTACATAGAGCCCTTTCACGGTGCAGCAACGGGTGTGGGAGGAATAATAAGGGATGTGCTATCTATGGGTGCAAGACCCATAGCCCTTGTGGATTCTTTGAGGTTTGGACTACCCATAGACAAAAGGATAGTAAAGGGAGTGGTAAGTGGTATATCTCATTATGGCAACTGCATAGGCATTCCCACCGTGGCAGGAGAGACCTACTTTGAGGAGTGCTACAGAACAAACCCTCTGGTAAACGCCTTTTGTCTTGGTATTCTACCTGCGGGTAGGATGCTTAGAGCGAGGGGCAAACCCGGAGACCTTCTTTTTCTTCTTGGTTCTGCCACTGGAAGGGATGGCATACACGGTGCGGTTATGGCTTCCGCGGAGTTCGGAGAAGGTGCGGAGGAAAAGCTACCAAACGTCCAGATAGGAGACCCATACTTTGGCAAAAAGCTCATAGAGGCGGTCCTGCAGGCTATAGAGGAGGGTCTTATAACAGGTCTTCAAGACCTTGGTGCGGCAGGGCTTTCTGGTGCTTCCTCGGAGCTTGCCAGCAAGTCCAAGTGTGGCGTGGAGCTATGGCTTGAAAAAGTCCCTCTAAGAGAGGAGGGCATGAAACCCTTTGAAATACTCCTCTCAGAAAGCCAAGAGAGGATGCTACTTGTAACACAAGAGGACAAAGTGCAAAGGCTTTTAGAGCTTGCCAATTATTACCATCTTGAGGGTGCGGTGGTAGGCAGGCTTACAGAAGATGGAATGTTTAGAGCTTACTACGAAGGTAAGACAGTGGCGGAACTTCCAGTAAGCCTTATAGTGGAAGAAGCACCCGTATACGAAAAGCCCTACTCAGAACCAGCCTACTTAAAGACCCTTTGGTCCTTTAACCAAGAGGAGCTACCTCAGATAGACCTAAGGGAAGCACTCCTTAAACTCCTTAGCTCACCCAATATAGCCTCAAAGGAGTGGATATACACCCAGTATGACCACCAAGTGGGGACAAACACCGTCCTAAAGCCTGGGGGAGATTCCGCCATCCTCAGGGTCAAATGGGTTCAAAAGCCAGAGTTAAGGAGTGAAAAACTCATAGCCATTACATCGGAAGGCAACGGTAGGATGTTTTTCCTTGACCCCTATGAGGGTGGGAAATATGCGGTGGCGGAAGCCCTCAGAAATCTTGCCTGCGTGGGTGCAAAGCCTTTGGGAATAACAGACTGCCTTAACTTTGGAAACCCAGACAGACCAGAGGTCATGTGGCAACTTGTGAAGGCTATAGAAGGCATATCCGATGCCTGCAGGTTCTTTGAAGTTCCCGTGGTTAGCGGTAATGTGTCCTTGTATAACGAAACGGTGGAAAGGGAGGAGATAAGAAACATATACCCCACACCCATACTGGTTGCGGTAGGCTACATAGATTCTGGAAGGTTTGTGGACCACCGTTTTAAGGAGGAGGGAGACCTTATCTTTTTGGTGGGAGACCTCAAGAGGGAGTTTTCCCTTGCAGGCAGTGAATACCTAAAGGTGGTGCACGGAAAAGTGGCAGGCAGGACTCCTCAGGTAAACCTTGAGAAGGAGAAAAAACTTCATGCCTTACTTATAAGGCTCATAGAGGGGGGTATTCTTAGGTCTGCTCATGACGTGTCTCAGGGTGGGCTCTTGGTGGCACTTCTTGAGGGTGTTTTTGGAACAGGTTTAGGTCTTGACATAAACCTATACGTGGAGGATAGGCTTGACTTCTTTCTCTTTTCCGAAAACCCTACCCTTGTGGTTGTGAGTTTGAAAAAGGAGGATGCGGAAGTCTTTAAAGACCTCGTGGAAGAGTATGAGCTTGACTGGATGTTTTTGGGAAAGGTGAAGGAGAAAAGGTCTTTCATCTTAACAAATAACGATGAAAGCCTTTTAGAATTACCCTTGGAAGAGCTTGAAGAGTTATGGAAAAAGGCTTTAGAGAGATTGCTCTAATATATGTGCTAACTGTCCTCACGGTGCTAAGCCTTGACCTCATCACCAAGAGTCTTGCAGAATCCTCTCTCAAAGAGAGGGACATAAGCCTTTTGCCCTTTCTTCATCTTGTGCTTGTCTACAACAGAGGCATAGCCTTTGGACTTCTTGCAGACGCACCCGACCTTATAAGAATTCCCGTCCTTTTTATAACTCCTCTGATTGCTCTTGTTATAACCTTTTTGTATGCCATAAGGGTCAAGGGCGTGTTTGTTCCAGTTCTTATGGGCATGGTGGGTGGGGGTGCTCTTGGGAATTTCTACGATAGGGTTTTTCTGGGTCATGTAAGAGACTTTATATATCTTTCCTATGGAGGTCTTTCTTGGCCCGCCTTTAACTTGGCAGATGCCAGCATAAGCACCGCCATATTTCTTCTCCTCATTAGGGAGCTCTTACCAAAGGGTGGAAAAAATTAAGAGGCTCTGCTATATTCTATCCTTATGGTAGAGAAGATAGCTCATCTTGCAAGGTTAAGGCTAACGGAGGAAGAGAAGGAATACTTTGAGAGACAGCTTACAAGCATCCTGCACTTTGTGGAACAACTCCAGGAGGTTGACACCTCAGAGGTAGAACCCTTTACTCTGCCTTTTGAGGAGACACCTATGAGAGAAGATGAACCTCTAAAAGACTTTGACCCTCAACTGGTTTTGGAGCAGGCACCAGAGGCGGAAGGGAGTTTCTTTGTAGTGCCAAGAGTGGTAGAATATTAAGAGGAGACACATATGATAGAGGAAGTCCAAAAGGAAACCCTTGAGAAAAAGAAGGCTTTGGAAAATGCTCTTGCAAGTATAGAGAGGCGGTTTGGCAAAGGCTCTATAATGCCTCTCAAAAATGCGGAAAAGGTAAAGGTGGATGTTATACCTACAGGCTCTCTTGCTCTTGATATAGCCACAGGTATAGGCGGTATACCAAAGGGAAGGGTTATTGAGATATTCGGTCCAGAGTCCTCTGGAAAAACCACCCTCGCCCTTCATATAATAGCGGAAGCACAAAAGAGAGGAGGCATAGCGGTCTTTATAGACGCAGAGCATGCCCTTGACCCCAAGTATGCGGAAAAGATAGGAGTGGACACGGAAAACCTCTACATATCCCAGCCAGACTATGGAGAGCAAGCTCTTGAGATAGCGGAGAGCCTCATAGCGAGCAATGCGGTAGATGTCATAGTGGTAGACTCTGTAGCCGCCCTTGTGCCGAAGGATGAGCTTGAGGGTGAAATAGGTGAAGCTCATGTGGGTAAACAGGCAAGGCTCATGTCTCAGGCACTCAGGAAGCTAAAGGGTATAGCTCACAAGGCAAACACCGCTATCATTTTCATAAACCAGCTCAGAGAGAAGATAGGTGTAATGTTTGGGAACCCAGAGACCACACCCGGTGGAAGAGCACTCAAGTTCTTTGCGGACATGAGACTTGATGTGAGAAGGATAGGAGACGTAAAAGATAGTGGAGAGAAAACGGGTAGCAGGGTAAGGGTAAAGGTGGTAAAAAACAAGCTTGCACCACCTTTTCAAGAAGCGGAGTTTGACGTAATATATGGAGAGGGTATATGTAAGCTCTGCGACCTTATAGACATAGCAAGCGAGCTAAAGGTAATAAGCAAAAGTGGTGCGTGGTATAGCTACGGTGATATAAGACTGGGGCAGGGTAAAGAGCAGGCAAGGAAGTTTCTTATGGAAAACCCCGAGATTGCCAATGAGATAGAAAAAAAAGTAAGGGAGGTAGCTGGTCTTGCTCCAGTTGATACTTAAGAGAGCGGTAGAGCTTGGTGCATCGGATATACACCTAAAGATAGCATCTCCACCTGTAATAAGGCTGAAAAAGAAACTCCAGAGGTTGGATGATTTTCCTGTTATAGATGAAAAGGTCATGGAAATGTTCCTCAATGAAGTCCTTGGTAAAAATCGCAGGAAGCTTGCGGAGTTTGAGGAGCTGGGAGAGACGGACACCTCCTACTCACTGCCCGGTGTTGCTCGTTTTCGTGTAAACGTATACAGACAAAGGACAAGCGTAGGTATGGCTTTCAGAACCATACCTTACAACATACCCTCCTTTGAGAGCCTTAACCTCCCTGCAGTGATGAAAAAAATTATTCTTGAAAATACCAAGGGTCTTATACTTGTCACAGGACCCACAGGCGCGGGCAAATCCACCACCCTTGCTTCGTTTATAAACATCATAAACAGCACGAGAAGTGATGTGATAGTTACCATAGAAGACCCAATAGAATACCTCTTTAAGGATGAAAAGTCCTATATAGTTCAGCGTGAGGTGGGTATAGATACTTCTTCTTTCGCAAGAGGACTTCGTGCAGCACTTAGAGAAGACCCAGATGTTATTATGGTAGGTGAGATAAGAGACCCAGAAACCGCACAGATAGCACTGCAGGCAGCGGAAACAGGACATTTAGTTATGTCTACCTTGCACACTCTGGATGCCAAAGAGACCATAAACAGACTTATAGGTATGTTTAACCTTGAGGTAAGGGAGCAGATAAGGATACAACTTGCGGAAACCCTAATAGCGGTATTTTCCCAGAGACTTCTTCCAAAGGCGGATGGGACAGGAGTTGTTCCTGCGGTTGAAATCCTAATAAACATAGCTTCTATAAAGGAAGCCATCATAGACCCCTCAAGGCTGGACGAAATTCCCCTTCTTCTTGAAAAGGGTAAGCCTGCCTATGGCACTCAAACCT contains these protein-coding regions:
- a CDS encoding enoyl-ACP reductase codes for the protein MGLLEGKKALIMGVANERSIAYGIAKAFYREGAELCFTYANEKLKKRVEEIAKEFGSELLFECDVSKDEHITALKDWLSKVWGGLDIIVHSIAYAPKEEFKGGVIDTSREGFKIAMDISVYSLIAITRELLPLMEGRQGSIITLSYYGAEKVVPHYNVMGIAKSALESTVRYLAYDIAKHGHRINAISAGPIKTLAAYSITGFHLLMEHTIKVNPFGKAITIEDVGDTAVFLCSDWARAITGEVIHVDNGYHIMGVFGREEDIKKEVFGEQKE
- the purL gene encoding phosphoribosylformylglycinamidine synthase subunit PurL, with product MKHYELYGLREEEYERIVQRLGREPNEVELGILGALWSEHCSYKSSRVHLKKFPTSANWVIQGPGENAGVVELDNKVWLAFKVESHNHPSYIEPFHGAATGVGGIIRDVLSMGARPIALVDSLRFGLPIDKRIVKGVVSGISHYGNCIGIPTVAGETYFEECYRTNPLVNAFCLGILPAGRMLRARGKPGDLLFLLGSATGRDGIHGAVMASAEFGEGAEEKLPNVQIGDPYFGKKLIEAVLQAIEEGLITGLQDLGAAGLSGASSELASKSKCGVELWLEKVPLREEGMKPFEILLSESQERMLLVTQEDKVQRLLELANYYHLEGAVVGRLTEDGMFRAYYEGKTVAELPVSLIVEEAPVYEKPYSEPAYLKTLWSFNQEELPQIDLREALLKLLSSPNIASKEWIYTQYDHQVGTNTVLKPGGDSAILRVKWVQKPELRSEKLIAITSEGNGRMFFLDPYEGGKYAVAEALRNLACVGAKPLGITDCLNFGNPDRPEVMWQLVKAIEGISDACRFFEVPVVSGNVSLYNETVEREEIRNIYPTPILVAVGYIDSGRFVDHRFKEEGDLIFLVGDLKREFSLAGSEYLKVVHGKVAGRTPQVNLEKEKKLHALLIRLIEGGILRSAHDVSQGGLLVALLEGVFGTGLGLDINLYVEDRLDFFLFSENPTLVVVSLKKEDAEVFKDLVEEYELDWMFLGKVKEKRSFILTNNDESLLELPLEELEELWKKALERLL
- the lspA gene encoding signal peptidase II is translated as MEKGFREIALIYVLTVLTVLSLDLITKSLAESSLKERDISLLPFLHLVLVYNRGIAFGLLADAPDLIRIPVLFITPLIALVITFLYAIRVKGVFVPVLMGMVGGGALGNFYDRVFLGHVRDFIYLSYGGLSWPAFNLADASISTAIFLLLIRELLPKGGKN
- the gatC gene encoding Asp-tRNA(Asn)/Glu-tRNA(Gln) amidotransferase subunit GatC; its protein translation is MVEKIAHLARLRLTEEEKEYFERQLTSILHFVEQLQEVDTSEVEPFTLPFEETPMREDEPLKDFDPQLVLEQAPEAEGSFFVVPRVVEY
- the recA gene encoding recombinase RecA, whose translation is MIEEVQKETLEKKKALENALASIERRFGKGSIMPLKNAEKVKVDVIPTGSLALDIATGIGGIPKGRVIEIFGPESSGKTTLALHIIAEAQKRGGIAVFIDAEHALDPKYAEKIGVDTENLYISQPDYGEQALEIAESLIASNAVDVIVVDSVAALVPKDELEGEIGEAHVGKQARLMSQALRKLKGIAHKANTAIIFINQLREKIGVMFGNPETTPGGRALKFFADMRLDVRRIGDVKDSGEKTGSRVRVKVVKNKLAPPFQEAEFDVIYGEGICKLCDLIDIASELKVISKSGAWYSYGDIRLGQGKEQARKFLMENPEIANEIEKKVREVAGLAPVDT
- a CDS encoding PilT/PilU family type 4a pilus ATPase, encoding MLQLILKRAVELGASDIHLKIASPPVIRLKKKLQRLDDFPVIDEKVMEMFLNEVLGKNRRKLAEFEELGETDTSYSLPGVARFRVNVYRQRTSVGMAFRTIPYNIPSFESLNLPAVMKKIILENTKGLILVTGPTGAGKSTTLASFINIINSTRSDVIVTIEDPIEYLFKDEKSYIVQREVGIDTSSFARGLRAALREDPDVIMVGEIRDPETAQIALQAAETGHLVMSTLHTLDAKETINRLIGMFNLEVREQIRIQLAETLIAVFSQRLLPKADGTGVVPAVEILINIASIKEAIIDPSRLDEIPLLLEKGKPAYGTQTFDQHLEELYRNGLIDYNTAIRYASRPTDLELRLKGIASGGRGFF